The window TATTTTagatacaaaaataattcaatagaaaataagGTATAATAGGCTGCCTTTAATACAACAGAATTTTGATTTATTAACAACACAAATAAGACCATTGGGATGCACTGTTCACTAGGGCATTCCAGCTCGACACTAGCTGCCTCCAAtataaaagctgaaaaatgtgTAGCAATATTTAAATgactcatttatttattaattcctTTCTGTAATCTTTTTGTTGTAACATTAAGTAGACCTCCAGTATAAAAAATTATGCAGATGAATTGTCCTGGAAACCTATGTGAAGAAATTTCTCTACATAAAAAGCCAATGTAAGGGCCATCTCGCATACatttatgcaaaaatatattttgaaggacatgttttaatgattaaaaagCTAATTTGGTTTTGTAATTAAGAGCAACACCATTTTGGGTGGTGCAAGCAGTTTTCACGGaggtaacataaaaaatgttaacacatatTAGCTGGGAGATCAGTTTTAGCAACTTCATTTagtatttatttcctttaaataacCCTTATACATATCTAATAGAGTGAAGaacaatgtgcaaagtgcagaataaaagcaaccaatcacataTCATCATTCATTTATCTAACCCAATGCTTCAAGATAAATTTAGCTTGTGACGATAGGATACTGAACAccccataatttttatttaaaaaatcaattagtGTCTAAAGAAGCCAATAATGTCTAAAGCAATACGCAAACAAAATCCATAGCACAGATGagcaatacatttttctaagtCATTAAAGGTTCGAGATTCAATTACGACCTTCATTACCCAATGACATAGATAGGTGACAAGTAGTGGTCGTTGCATTATTTGACTTGAATGTTTGTGCTTTATTCAAAGTTATATCACATACAAAAGTAACCAAAATATACATTGTCATCTTAAAGTAAGTATTTTAGACAAGAAGCATTTAGAGGTTGAAAAAAAGGTGATGCTTCTACTCAACACAAAAATGTTTGAGAAGGCTTTTGTGCTTTTGTTAGATTGTAAGTCACTTAAAGCTTCACCAACATGCCTTATGCTATTGCAATTGCACATGTTTATCTGTAAAATGCTGCAAGGTATCCAGGTTAGTAAAATCCATCAGGCACTTGGAGACCTTCCTTGCATCTCTACATCTGTGAACTGTGGCATCTCTGAACTTTCTGTATTGGTGTTAATAGGAGAGATAACATGCTTTATACGCAACAGCATAGTAAATAACAGAACTAGAAGCACAGCAAGAAGACCTAGGAACAAGCCAACATACATGTAAAGGTTGGAAAATTTATCTGCAGTTGTGGCTGTTGCTTCTGTGGCCACTGTTGGGAACTGCTGCACATAGATAGTTCGGTTTCCACGGAACTTTAAGTAGGCTTCAGTCATTGCTTGAGATACTACTGTAACTTCAGTTAAGGTTTCTCTCTCAATAATGCTAATCAATAAAATCACTTGGTTTGAATAAATCAAAAGGCCTAGATCTGTTAGGCATTTAGTTTCAGTTGGTCATATTACTGTATTTCAAAGCCAAACTGTGTTGGTTCTTGAAATGTAGAGCTTCATGCGTCATATTTTATAACCTAAAGCTATTAGTTtacaattgtttgtattttaaaatgtgtgttgcTGTTAATTCACATTATGATTTTGTTGGTAAAATATCTCAAAAGACACtccacattaaaacaaaaaaaaatctaaatttcagTTTCCAAGAAAAGCCCAACAAGTAATCAATAGGTTGATATGAAGCATAAAATGGCCATTTGGTCACTGAAGAGTTGATCTTAATGAGACTTTGTTCTTCATCAGCTGTTTTACAAAATTTctgtaacaagaaaaatatattaaaagaaaaggtcAGCAGAGAGTTTTATAAATAATGCTTAACTCCTTTCTATGTCTGCCAGAACAAGCTTTTCGGCTTTATGTGCATGAAATTAGATAACAAATTAAGATGTCTAGCAGACATGGAGGAACTTTACTTGATTACTTAGTGTTCTACCAGTGtgaaattgtttaatttgtaacttattttacatttactcttttcatgtttaatttttttttaatcaaatgtactacttgggaaaaaatgttttctggtttttcacaatcacacaaaaataaacactaaatgctagaaaaaaatccattggtgACCATAATGGAAAAAATTGGATTCACAAATTCTAAGTTagaatgtataatttaaaaaaagtttaaaattattattattggtgaAAAATCACTAGGATTGGTTTCTTTAGACAATTTTTGGAACCTTGGTCAACATGAGGGCAGTCTGAATCCAATCTATTCTGTTCACCTGTAAATAGGTGAATATTTACAtcacaataggaaaaaaaggacCTTTGTAAAACTGAAATCAACTGCTGTGATTTCATTTAACCTAACCCACAGGAGCCAttcaatgaaatattaaaaacaatagttTAATAGTATTTTAGCTATTTCCTACATTCTGGCAGCACACTGTAGAGCATGACATCCGTGCTCTGTGGAAGAGATACGATCTTTATCCAGTGGTCCAGTTATACACAGCAAAAATTCTGAAGTCAGTGACACTTATATAAACTCAACagttgcatatttaaaaaaagggaaactgcATAAAGAAATCCAATGCAATTTATCTGGTACATTTacccaaaaaaatcaaattttttaagTGACAGTACCCAAATAAtgattaattacaaaaaatatatcataccCAGGCATGTAATACCCAAAAATGatcaaatacaaaacagaaactATCAAACATATGTAAAGAacgttaaataaaataattaaaaactgcCTTAAATTCAcccccttaacctcctgggcagttcatttctgtgtggatttatgtctaaaagcggtacgttgtttttcatggaaatgtattttacagtaacatATAATAGTATTAgcataataatgtttgaaacacaaaatcatgtcaaaataataaataaatttaaaaaaatattttttttttcagattttttaaaataaaaaaaatatatatatatactcatactattatattatactgtaaaataaatgttcatgaaagccaatgtaccgcttttacacagttacagttattttgtattgaatgcaatacaaatagatttaaatttcccgccatgCCTCGAACGGAACATCCACActtaccgacgtcaccgggagcactctggtgactcatcgagtgcagaggaagccggccggaggaagagagaagacgcgcATCGCGGAgaaggacgctggcggatcagtaagcgctttatttactatctttttttccataggtttacctaccctgagtatgactctgggttaccgcttgcAGCATCCTTTTTCTACCCTGAGtaacactcagggttaccgctggggaggttaaaataTACTCCTTCTGGGGCGCTCGTGAGCGGCGATCAAAGATGGCTGCATCTTGAATGAGCTCCGTGACTCCCGAGTTTGGAGCCGCCTTAACAAGCAGGATCAGCTGGTCTTTGTACTCACCCAGGCTGCCATTCTTCCTCCTTTGACGGCGCCTTCAAGATGGGCAGAAAATCAGGCGTAGTCTGGTCCTAAACAAGACATCCCGTGAGTGCCTTGTCCGTGCCTTGTCCGTCAGGGATCCAAGATTGCGGACATGCAGGCTGTATCTGACATGCTGCCTGCATCTCCTTCTCAGCCAGACGTTACAGATGAGATTTCCAGTGATGGCTCCCTTGTATCTGTTCCTAGTGCACAGCCTGGCTCAGCATGCAGGGATGCTGAATTACTAGAACGCTTCAAACAACTTCTACAACAGGAACTTTTTCAAGCCACAGGCAAGTTATCTTTGACACTGACCAGAATGATTAGAGAGCTGGGCACTGGGATCCACACTTTAGAGCAGAAAATGGATGACAACATTAATGTGATAGATTCACAAGAGCAAGATCTAACTATGCTTCAGAAAGATATGTAAGCTGCAATGCTTAGCATTGAAGATTTAGAAAACCGGAATTGCAGAGCTAATTTATGAATAGGGGGAATCCCAGAAGCGATTGTTGATTTACCTGGCTTCATGCTAGCCCTATTTCAGGAATTACTTCCAGATTACTTGCCAGAAAGGCTATAAATGAATAGAGTACACCGCTTTGGGTCCCAGGAAAACAGATGGCCCTCCAAGGGACATTGTTCtcaagcacggtggctcaggggttagcactcgggcctttgcagcgctaggtcacaggttcgatccccagccaggacattatctgcatggagtttgcaggttctcccggtgtctgcgtgggtttcctccgggtactccggtttcctcccacatcccaaaaacatgcagtgaggttaattggcttcttcctaacaattgactaactcccttagacttaatgacatatgactatgatagggacaatagattgtgagctcctttgagggacagttagtgacacgactatggactatgtacagtgctgcgtaatatgatggcgctatataaatactgtataataataataataaaagcctaccttttataaaacaaaagaagcatttttaaaagcatcATGGAATAAGAGAGACCTTGTGTTTCAATCTCACCCATACCAAATTTTTGCGTATTTAGCGCTGCAGACAATCCAGAAGAAGAAAGCCCTCTAGCCTTTTCTTCATATATTACAGAGCTTGGATGTTAGATACCAGTGGGGGTTCCCATTCAAGCTCCAGTTAACATATCGCAATCGTCTGCACTCCATTTCTACCCCTGATGAGGCCCAGGTGCTATTTGAACATCTACAACTGTGTACCTCTTTATCAGGTCCTCCCAGAGACCCTGTCTTTCTCCAGTATGGGAAAAGGTCTCCAAACATGGACGCTCTCCAGCTAAGGGTTCATCTCCCTTATCCCTCTACTCTCAAGGTTCTGAAGACTGAGATTGAATCCGGTGATAATGTTTAACCTACCAAATAATTACTAAATGTGCTGTTTTTCTTACGTTAGGTCTACCATAAATTAACAGTTACGATGTTTGTTCAGTGCCTTTTCTAGTGATATtatcatagcatttttttttactagttatCATGCTGCTACTTAAGGTTAGGTACGAATATGTACTATTGACCAATGCCAGTTTTGCCACACACACTCGGGAGTGTCTGGTGTTCCTGTTGATAGGTCTTGTCCATGTGCAAGACTTGTTTCTGTCTTGGCAGATATGAGTACACTTATGGTGCCAGTGGCTCCATAAgttctgtttttgtgttgtttgttcttttttattgttttattccccctttttgtgttttatggataAGTCTTGCAAATCCTAGAGGATGTAATGGTTATATTCTGCTGAAAGTATATATATTAGCATGGTCCACCTGCTCTGCTCTTACTGTATGTCATGGCTGACAATAATATCATGATTTTATTGCACAATGTCCGGGGTTAAAAATTCCCCTTCTAAAAGAAGTAAGACATTTAACTGGTATTCGTCCGTGAGGGCCCACATTTTAGGTCTGCATGAAATACGGTTTTCAGTTTCCTCTCGCtctaaatatttccataaatccTACCTACAAATTTTCCGGGCatgcttttaggggtgttttaaccGCTTTTCATAGGTCTGTCCCCTTTTGCTGCAATCCAAAGAAACCCTCTCTTTCAGTCTGGTCTGGAAACCCCTGAAGCTTGGTGGTTAGCCCACAATTATGGAACAGTTTTCTCTCTTTCAGGGAGGCGTTCTATTCTCAGCTGGAAGGAGATTTGTACGGCACATCAAGCCCCGAGTACTGAGATTTTTTGCTATCTACAGTCGAAACATTGGCTTGATTCTCTAACTAGGGGGACAGACTTACCGGTCAAATTGACTATGTTTGAACATATATGTTATCGAACGCCTCTATGCCTGCAATTGATATCTATATTGTATGCTAAACTATCGGAAGTCACCCAAGCATCGATGCATTCTTACAGTCACAGTGGGAAAAAGATTTAGGTGTCATTAGAGCAGATGAAGAATGGTTCAATACTTGGTCGAAAATGGCTAAATGCACGACAAATGTACTAACCATCAAAAGTTATTCAAAGTTTTGATGCGGTGGTACATGGTACCTGAAGCATATTTCCCCCACGATATCTCAATTATGTTTCCGAGGCTGTCAGGAGCGAGGTAAGGAGTcccatatttggtggtcctgtcctTCTGTTATTAGATTCTGGAGTAGAGTGTTTCACTTGCTGAGtgctgttaaaaaacaaaaacaagtacgTAGGGTCCCATGGATAAACCTGCAATTTAAACCTTCTAACCTTTCCAATGTCTAATTCCAATTGTGTGTACATATATTGATTGCAGCATGACAAACCATAGCGAAACACTGTAAAACTCAAGCTATCccatttttgaagttttaaaacgcgtagacaacacattttttaatgaaaaactttcCAGTGTCCTGAATGACCCTGGCAGCAGTATTCTCTCCCAAATGTTCACTTAATGTGACAACCCTCTAGGTATGGACTATGTTTTAACTGGTGTTTTATACAATGTCTTCCTAGACTTATCTTTTTCCCcccttctgttttcttttaatttatttgtaatgtttctgttttctttttcttttttttactgttttctttttttttgaagttgcattggaaattttacttttgtatgtttaGTATTGTGCTATGACTTCTAATATACACATTGTAGGCATAATTAGTATTTTCCATCAACACAGTTTTGCTTCGAATGTTCTGCTCATTTCTAATCAAAAAGCTTTGCTTCTGGGGGAAATTGGGTGGTAATTCTTCCttggaaaaatacataaaaaaggtttAGGTGAACACTGCTTTCTTGTGTAAGCATGGCAATATAACCTAAATATATTTGGCATTTTCAGCATCATAACACGTGGATAATCATTTGCCATCTCTTTGACAGCAATACACTTCCACCATAAAGGCTTATCAGCCAACGTtcccggaccgcgcatgtgcggaaagccgtgtgtcaatcaaaggggaaaaaactttcccccagagtgacgtcatgatgccagaacccgcccactcccccaggttcaacctgtgatgggagagtgggcgggttttgtctcacccacctccctgagcctgtgatgtctccgggagacgtgGTGTACGCCTTTGGCTGGTGTGCCCTCTTaagcgggtccttctcctgacttcaCTGGTGGgaggactggccagagccacggcccacctgtcagatgagGGTTGAGGACCTCTGCAGTAAATGGTGGTTGGGTTTCCTGCAGTCAGATCAGTTTTGTCAATAAAGATAAactaaaaatgcaggaaaaacgTTCTCTGTCGTTGTACAAACACTGTTCTTTCTCGAATGCCCGACATTGTGATGGTTTGAGGAGATCTCCCATCATCTGACAATCTTGTCCCACACACATTATGTGTGAATCCTAAACAGCAGGCTaaagttccttctgtgcatggctaGCTTTATAACCTCCCTTGTAGACAATATGACAAGcacattgtaaatgtaatgatAACAAATTAATCCATGATAGAGAAAAATATCAAGCAATGCAGCAATTAGGAGTTGGATATTATCGTACAAAGGGTAAAAACGTAGGAAAAAGAATCATATTGGTCTGTATGACACACCTTATTACTGctgtaatgttttgtacattatTCAACAAACATGATGCAATCATTTGGAATTGGAGAACACAAAGGTCAACTAAATCAATTCATAGACAGAAACTGCTCTTTTATAGCAAAAGATAAAGGACATGTAGAGAaggatataaatactgtgtataaaaaCATTCATGGCGCCACAGAGAACAATTTGCTGGCATCTTGATCAGTATTGAGTCTCTGGTATCACACAAGGTCACCTCTTGTGGTCTACCAAAAAGAGACATTTTTCATCATTCTGGAAAAACGATCTAAGCATctttaattgcagaaaaaaaaatagtttttttttttcttaactgtgGCCATCTAGAAAATGGCATGTGATACTATTGGATTATTATGTCTCGTATGTTGTATTGCTGTTTATTAGGTTTACATTCTGTTCAAGTTCAAGGTACATTTCTTGAAGCCTCGGTAATGTTCCGTCATTGCTGTCCTTTGAAAGGACAGTCTTCATAGTAACTTTAGATTTGCTTTATTTGCAACAAGTACCTCCCTTGCCATGTTTTAAAGCCACACTTCCCTGGGTTCCAAAAGAGAATCAAAGCTGTACCAACATTTGCCTCAATTTGCAGTCTGAAACTTTGATAAAACTAATAAAGACTAGGTCTAACCTATAGATCCTGTCCCTCTGCCTGTCAACAGACACTGAAAACAAATCAGGAAACTGATTTAAAGTACATCTCTCTGCCATTCTACTCCATTCTGTTAATACATCAACTCCATATTACAACTGACCTTTTTCTGTCCTGATGTTTTATTTTGACAAAGCAAGAGTTTGATAACAGgtaaaattcagatatttttacTGCTTGCgtaacaaaaatatgtaataatgtattattaaatacataaatacaataaattgtacTTCATGTATCTGcatagagtttagctttaatttaaaaatacatatgtatgaaGGTGACTCATAATAGctttttggttttaggtttaATGGTTGTTTAATTATGTATAGTGCCATACTTCTTTATTTCTGGTGGTACTTTTACTGTAATGTTTCCTCAAATCATTGATTCTAGACTAGATCAAGACTAAGAAAGTGCAATCAATCAATATCACAATAACATTGGggcaaattattgtttttagattAAACTACAACTCTTGGTTCTGAACTCTGTAAAATATAGATCAATATAGATCATTGTCACTATAATGTTCTCATCAATTGATTGGACCCATAGTCAATTATTTCCTCATTGGAAGTTGATCTATACTAAGCAATCAAGTTCTCCCGTAAAAGGACACTTATCATCAGAGTAAATCTTTGATGTCATTGAagatttcttcctaaaatttcaGTTCcatggctgtctctggcttcagtATTTTCAACAGCTTTGCCTAAAAGCAAGTATGCAACAAGCGTGAATATAGAAacccctctctctcctccttgTGTGTTTTGTCCCATTCATTATGTGGCCAAAGTGTTGAGGTTTTAAACTTAGAATACGTCCTTCTAATGAACAGTCTAGGCGTATTTCTTTATACATTGATTGATTAAATTTTTTTGCAGTCAAGGGAATTAACAAAATTTTCTCCAGTACATTAGCTGAAAAGCATCAATTTTTCCATGTGTAGCATGCTACAGATAATGTAATTATATCAAGACAGGATTTTAGGACGTAGAAGTAATTACAGAACAGACTAAAGATAAATTCAACTGTGAACATAGATTTTCATGGCTGTTATCTAGGAATTTCTAGACAGCAGTGATCAGGGAGGGGGAACAGTAAAAATCACACAGCGTCTATCCACAGGAATTATGAATAAGATAGTTTTTGAttagttttaatgaaaaaattataaaataacctAAAACCAGTAAAAACAAATGAACCATACATGTAGCTTTACTTGTTACCAACATAATTTCCTGACTACAGTGAAGA is drawn from Pyxicephalus adspersus chromosome Z, UCB_Pads_2.0, whole genome shotgun sequence and contains these coding sequences:
- the SERTM2 gene encoding serine-rich and transmembrane domain-containing 2 — translated: MTEAYLKFRGNRTIYVQQFPTVATEATATTADKFSNLYMYVGLFLGLLAVLLVLLFTMLLRIKHVISPINTNTESSEMPQFTDVEMQGRSPSA